A window of the Archocentrus centrarchus isolate MPI-CPG fArcCen1 chromosome 17, fArcCen1, whole genome shotgun sequence genome harbors these coding sequences:
- the LOC115795756 gene encoding tripartite motif-containing protein 16-like — MNCIKGCWDVEEKRIYSCPQCRQTFTPRPVLVKNTMLADLVEELKKTGLQAAPADHCYAGPEDVACDVCTGRKLKTVKSCLVCLASYCEEHLKPHYDSPPLKKHKLVEPSKKLQENICSRHDEVMKMFCRTDQQSICYLCPVDEHKGHHTVSAAAERTERQRELEVSRLNIQQRIQDREKDVKLLQQEVEAINQSSDKTVKHSEKIFTELIRVIQKRSSDVKQQIRSQQETEVSRVKELQEKLEQEITELKRKDAELKQLSHTEDHIQFLHNYPSLSALSESTHSSSINIRPLSYFEDVPAAVSELREILQDILREAWTNISLTVTEVDVLLSDPPKPKTRAEFLKYAQEITLDPNTANTWLLLSEGNRKATVMFQEQSYSDHPHRFTDWFQVLSRESLTGRCYWEVEWRGIGGVYVAVAYKNISRAGRGNECWFGRNDKSWALNCDNNSFTFLYNNIQTPVSGPRSSRVGVYLDHRAGILSFYSISETMTLLHRVQTTFTQPLYAGLCFEYFGATAELIKLK, encoded by the coding sequence atgaactgtattaaagGCTGCTGGGATGTAGAGGAGAAGAGAATCtacagctgccctcagtgcagacagaccTTCACACCGAGGCCTGTCCTGGTGAAAAACACCATGTTAGCAGATTtagtggaggagctgaagaagactggactccaagctgctcctgctgatcactgctatgctggacctgaagatgtggcctgtgatgtctgcactgggagAAAATTGAAGACAGTGAAGTCCTGTTTGGTCTGTCTGGCATCTTACTGTGAGGAACACCTTAAGCCTCATTATGATTCACCtccattaaagaaacacaagctggtggagccctccaagaagctccaggagaacatctgctctcgtcatgatgaggtgatgaagatgttctgccgtactgatcagcagagtatctgttatctctgcCCTGTGGATGAACATAAAGGCCACCACACagtctcagctgcagcagaaaggactgagaggcagagagagctcGAGGTGAGTcgactaaacatccagcagagaatccaggacagagagaaagatgtgaagctgcttcaacaggaggtggaggccatcaatCAGTCTTCTGATAAAACAGTGAAGCACAGTGAGAagatcttcactgagctgatccgtgtgatccagaaaagaagctctgatgtgaagcagcagatcagatcccagcaggaaactgaagtgagtcgagtcaaagagcttcaggagaagctggagcaggagatcactgagctgaagaggaaagacgctgagctgaagcagctctcacacacagaggatcacatccagtttctacacaactacccctcactgtcagcactcagtgagtctacacactcatccagcatcaatatCCGTCCTCTGAGCTACTTTGAGGATGTgccagcagctgtgtcagagctcagagagatacttcaggacatcctgagagaagcatggacaaacatctcactgacagtcactgaagtggatgttttactgtcagATCCACCAAAgccaaagaccagagctgaaTTCTTAAAATATGCACAGGAAatcacactggatccaaacacagcaaacacatgGCTGTTATTATCAGAGGGGAacagaaaggcaacagtaatgTTTCAAGAACAGTCTTATTCTGATCATCCACACAGATTCACTGATTGGTTTCAGGTCCTGAgcagagagagtctgactggacgttgttactgggaggtggagtggagaggtATAGGAGGAGTTTATGTAGCAGTCGCATACAAGAatatcagcagagcagggagaGGAAATGAATGTTGGTTTGGACGTAATGACAAATCTTGGGCATTAAATTGTGACAAcaacagttttacatttttgtacaaCAACATCCAAACTCCTGTCTCAGGTCCTCGGTcctccagagtaggagtgtacctggatcacagagcaggtattctgtccttctacagcatctctgaaaccatgactctgctccacagagtccagaccacattcactcagccgctCTATGCTGGACTTTGCTTTGAGTACTTTGGAGCCACTGCTGAGTTGATTAAGCTGAAAtag
- the LOC115795640 gene encoding tripartite motif-containing protein 16-like has product MASQGMDQTRICCSICLDLLKDPVTISCGHSYCMNCIKGCWDVEEKRIYSCPQCRQTFTPRPVLVKNTMLADLVEELKKTGLQAAPADHCYAGPEDVACDVCTGRKMKAVKSCLVCLASFCEEHLQPHYDSPPLKKHKLVEPSKKVQENICSRHDEVMKMFCRTDQQSICYLCSVDEHKGHDTVSAAAERTERQRELEVSRLNIQQRIQDREKDVKLLQQEVEAINQSADKTVEHSEKIFTELIRVIQKRSSDVKQQIRSQQEAEVSRVKELQEKLEQEITELKRKDAELKQLSHTEDHIQFLHNYPSLSALSESTHSSSINISPLRHFEDVTAAVSELREKLQDILREGWRNISLTVTEVDVLLSDPPEPKTRAEFLKYSQEITLDPNTANRWLLLSEGRRKVTAMNQHQSYSDHPDRFTYWWQVLSRESLTGRCYWEVELRGRVCVAVAYKNISRAGNGIQCWFGGNDKSWALHCDNKKFTFWYNNIRTLFSGPGSSRVGVYLDHRAGILSFYSVSETMTLLHRVQTTFTQPLYAGVLPYHYFGKSAEFIKLK; this is encoded by the coding sequence ATGGCGTCGCAAGGAATGGACCAAACAAGAATCTGCTGTTCgatctgtttggatctactgaaggatcCGGTGACTATTTCctgtggacacagctactgcatgaactgtattaaagGCTGCTGGGATGTAGAAGAGAAGAGAATCtacagctgccctcagtgcagacagaccTTCACACCGAGGCCTGTCCTGGTGAAAAACACCATGTTAGCAGATTtagtggaggagctgaagaagactggactccaagctgctcctgctgatcactgctatgctggacctgaagatgtggcctgtgatgtctgcactgggagaaaaatgaaggcagtGAAGTCCTGTTTGGTCTGTCTGGCATCTTTCTGTGAGGAACACCTTCAGCCTCATTATGATTCACCtccattaaagaaacacaagctggtggAGCCCTCCAAGAAGgtccaggagaacatctgctctcgtcatgatgaggtgatgaagatgttctgccgtactgatcagcagagtatctgttatctctgctCTGTGGATGAACATAAAGGCCACGACACagtctcagctgcagcagaaaggactgagaggcagagagagctcGAGGTGAGTcgactaaacatccagcagagaatccaggacagagagaaagatgtgaagctgcttcaacaggaggtggaggccatcaatCAGTCTGCTGATAAAACAGTGGAGCACAGTGAGAagatcttcactgagctgatccgtgtgatccagaaaagaagctctgatgtgaagcagcagatcagatcccagcaggaagctgaagtgagtcgagtcaaagagcttcaggagaagctggagcaggagatcactgagctgaagaggaaagacgctgagctgaagcagctctcacacacagaggatcacatccagtttctacacaactacccctcactgtcagcactcagtgagtctacacactcatccagcatcaatatCAGTCCTCTGAGACactttgaggatgtgacagcagctgtgtcagagctcagagagaaactacaggacatcctgagagagggatggagaaacatctcactgacagtcactgaagtggatgttttactgtcagATCCACCAGAaccaaagaccagagctgaattcttaaaatattcacaggaaatcacactggatccaaacacagcaaacagatgGCTGTTATTATCAGAGGGGAGAAGAAAAGTAACAGCAATGAATCAACATCAGTCTTattctgatcatccagacagattcactTATTGGTGGCAGGTCCTGAgcagagagagtctgactggacgttgttactgggaggtggagttgAGAGGGAGAGTTTGTGTAGCAGTCGCATACAAGAatatcagcagagcagggaaTGGAATTCAATGTTGGTTTGGAGGTAATGACAAATCTTGGGCATTACATTGTGACAACAAGAAATTTACATTTTGGTACAACAACATCCGAACTCTTTTCTCAGGTCCTGGGTcctccagagtaggagtgtacctggatcacagagcaggtattctgtccttctacagcgtctctgaaaccatgactctgctccacagagtccagaccacattcactcagccgctCTATGCTGGAGTGTTGCCTTACCATTATTTTGGAAAATCTGCTGAGTTCATTAAGCTGAAATAG